A single region of the Xiphias gladius isolate SHS-SW01 ecotype Sanya breed wild chromosome 17, ASM1685928v1, whole genome shotgun sequence genome encodes:
- the adamts15a gene encoding A disintegrin and metalloproteinase with thrombospondin motifs 15a: protein MFIRTTFLLYFVVSLSKLVRCLESELCFPVRLDNHNHGSRDFDNDVDILNGKRLLKIRAFQQEFVIDLHQDSNFIAPSLSSQDAFWLSNSDVTTDLSRCFYSGYVNADRYSYAALSLCKGLQGAFGFQGWEYFISPVQNDTRSAESAHIIRRRASNNLKLNSTSRCAVDSDINLQVAQSLEKYKQLKDYSNVTETMLRRMGRAKRFASVPRYVETLVVADESMALFHGDDLKHYILTLMSVAARLYKHPSILNSISIVVVKILIISEEDKGPKVSGNAAMTLRNFCTWQKKMNKNSDKHPDYWDTAILFTRQDLCGASTCDTLGMADVGTMCDPKRSCSVIEDDGLPSAFTTAHELGHVFNMPHDNVKACEDMFGKLQDNHMMSPTLIQINRTSPWSPCSAAIITEFLDSGHGECLLDQPQKSLALPDLLPGASYILDRQCELAFGEGSKPCPFMQPPCGRLWCTGKSNGHLVCMTRHFPWADGTHCGDGKVCDRGVCSDKQVQNVKVDGRWGKWGTFGSCSRTCGGGVQLSKRECNNPVPSNGGKYCQGVRVKYRSCNLNHCPDTGKTYREEQCETSGHNFNSNRIIPSVVWVPKYSGVSSDDRCKLICRANGTGYFYVLAPKVVDGTPCSPDSTGVCVQGKCIKAGCDGKIGSNKKFDKCGNCGGDNKGCKKVSGLFTKPAHGYNFVVMLPVGAANIDIRQRGYKGMMSDDNYLAVKNSKGHYLLNGNYVVSAGERDIIVKSSLLRYSGTAGVSENLQAVKPIGEALTVEVLCAGKMTPPRIRYSFYLARQTKEDKTLKKEEQINSHNSVLAEDSVKEKGGENLKKSYSKEDPALGKWISTSWDKCSVTCGNGIQRRMVQCLRPDGKPGLDCDSSQRPSAIRVCGDPCPEWHIGQWSPCSRTCGKGFKRRPLHCKTQAGHLLPRDHCTGLRKPQELDFCSLRPC from the exons ATGTTTATCAGAACAACTTTTCTCCTCTACTTTGTGGTCTCACTCTCAAAACTCGTTCGTTGCTTGGAAAGTGAACTTTGCTTCCCAGTTAGATTGGATAACCACAACCATGGCAGCAGGGATTTTGACAACGACGTGGATATCCTCAATGGAAAACGTCTCCTAAAAATACGAGCTTTCCAGCAGGAATTCGTGATCGATTTACATCAAGACTCTAATTTCATTGCGCCTTCCCTATCTAGCCAAGATGCATTCTGGCTCTCCAACTCCGATGTCACCACTGACCTGAGCCGGTGTTTTTACTCCGGATATGTGAATGCTGACCGCTATTCTTATGCTGCTTTGAGCCTCTGCAAGGGTTTACAAGGTGCATTCGGCTTCCAAGGATGGGAATATTTTATCAGCCCGGTGCAAAATGACACCAGAAGCGCAGAAAGTGCTCACATCATACGGCGCAGAGCCAGCAACAACCTGAAGCTCAATTCAACCTCTAGGTGCGCAGTGGACAGCGACATAAATCTCCAGGTTGCGCAATCGTTGGAGAAATACAAGCAACTTAAAGATTACAGCAATGTGACCGAGACGATGCTGCGGAGGATGGGGAGAGCCAAAAGGTTTGCTTCAGTCCCCAGATACGTGGAGACGCTCGTGGTGGCGGACGAGTCCATGGCGCTGTTCCACGGAGACGACCTAAAACACTACATCTTGACACTGATGTCGGTGGCAGCGAGGCTCTACAAACACCCCAGTATTCTCAACTCCATCAGCATAGTAGTAGTGAAGATCCTGATTATATCCGAAGAGGACAAAGGACCCAAGGTGTCCGGGAACGCAGCCATGACGCTGCGAAACTTTTGCacttggcaaaagaaaatgaacaaaaacagcGACAAGCATCCAGATTACTGGGACACAGCAATCCTGTTCACTAGACAG GACCTGTGTGGAGCCTCCACCTGTGACACTCTTGGCATGGCGGATGTGGGCACCATGTGTGACCCCAAGAGGAGCTGCTCTGTGATCGAAGACGATGGCCTGCCTTCAGCCTTCACTACTGCCCATGAGCTTG GACACGTGTTCAACATGCCACACGACAATGTGAAGGCCTGTGAGGACATGTTTGGGAAACTGCAGGACAACCACATGATGTCTCCCACACTTATTCAGATCAACCGCACCAGCCCCTGGTCCCCCTGCAGTGCTGCCATCATCACTGAATTTCTGGACAGTGGGCACG GGGAATGTTTGCTCGACCAGCCTCAGAAATCGCTGGCCCTCCCTGACTTGCTGCCAGGAGCATCTTACATCCTGGACCGTCAGTGTGAGCTCGCGTTCGGAGAGGGCTCCAAGCCCTGTCCCTTCATGCAACCACCATGCGGTCGTCTGTGGTGCACAGGAAAGTCCAACGGCCATTTGGTGTGTATGACTCGGCACTTCCCCTGGGCAGATGGCACCCACTGTGGGGATGGAAAGGTGTGCGACCGAGGTGTCTGCTCTGACAAACAGGTCCAAAATGTGAAG GTGGACGGCCGCTGGGGTAAGTGGGGCACGTTTGGTTCTTGCTCACGCACATGTGGAGGCGGCGTCCAACTGTCTAAAAGGGAGTGTAACAACCCAGTTCCGTCAAATGGGGGTAAATACTGCCAAGGGGTTCGGGTCAAATACCGCTCCTGCAACCTGAACCACTGCCCTGACACAG GTAAGACTTATCGTGAAGAGCAGTGTGAGACCAGTGGCCACAATTTCAACAGCAACCGTATCATTCCCTCTGTGGTGTGGGTACCAAAGTACTCTGGAGTGTCCTCCGATGACAGGTGTAAACTAATCTGCAGGGCTAATGGCACCGGTTACTTCTATGTCCTGGCACCCAAG GTTGTTGATGGGACTCCATGCTCCCCAGACTCCACAGGAGTGTGTGTCCAAGGAAAGTGCATCAAGGCTGGCTGTGACGGAAAAATTGGCTCCAACAAGAAGTTTGATAAGTGTGGGAACTGCGGAGGTGATAACAAGGGCTGCAAGAAGGTGTCGGGACTCTTCACAAAGCCTGC GCACGGCTACAACTTTGTGGTCATGTTGCCAGTGGGTGCAGCCAACATAGACATCCGTCAGCGAGGCTACAAGGGAATGATGAGTGATGACAACTATTTGGCAGTGAAGAACAGCAAGGGCCATTACCTGCTCAATGGGAACTATGTTGTATCcgctggggagagggacatcATTGTAAAGAGCAGCCTTCTGCGCTACAGTGGCACAGCTGGCGTCTCCGAGAATCTGCAGGCTGTGAAGCCCATTGGAGAAGCCCTGACTGTGGAGGTGCTGTGTGCAGGCAAGATGACACCTCCTCGAATCCGGTACTCCTTCTACCTCGCCCGTCAAACCAAGGAGGACAAGACTCTGAAAAAAGAGGAGCAAATAAACTCCCATAACAGTGTCCTGGCTGAGGATAGTGTcaaggagaaaggaggagaaaatctGAAGAAATCTTACAGCAAGGAGGATCCTGCTCTTGGGAAATGGATATCAACAAGCTGGGACAAGTGCTCAGTGACCTGCGGCAATGGTATCCAGAGAAGGATGGTGCAGTGTCTGAGACCAGATGGGAAGCCAGGGTTGGACTGCGATTCTTCACAAAGACCCTCAGCAATTAGGGTTTGTGGAGACCCGTGTCCTGAGTGGCATATTGGGCAGTGGTCACCTTGCTCCAGAACCTGTGGGAAGGGCTTCAAGAGGCGACCATTGCACTGCAAAACCCAAGCTGGGCATCTGCTCCCAAGGGACCACTGCACTGGCTTACGCAAACCACAGGAGCTGGACTTCTGTAGCCTAAGGCCTTGCTAG